Within Desulfofalx alkaliphila DSM 12257, the genomic segment TGCAATAGAGGGTGCCACATACACCATGCCAGCAGTAAAGATAACTATCATTACCACCATGGTGGCTGCCTGGCTTATCAATAATTTTTTATTGTTATCTTTAGATTGGTGGTGTATAAAAGAATATATTGCTGATAAAACAATAGCTGTTGCTATTGCCCCCAGTAATACTAGCCAACCACCTTCAGGTATGGCCATCTCTTGGTTTCTTACGTTAACTTGAAAGGTCGCACTCATGATGCTATTGGCTTTTATATACACCAGCATGGCCGGGACAAAGGATATTGCTGTGTATACTATATATGGCACTTTATCCCTAAGGGGGACTATCAATAACGAGATACCATAAACAACAGCAAATACTAGCCATGCCCCACGGGAATAAGTAAGAATAAATACCGAAAACATTAAGGTAGAGGCAGCTAAATATAAGGCAGTGGCTGTGGTGGTTTTAATAGTATCTACTTCTATTAATTCCTGGTTTTTATAGTATGTTTTAAGTGCCATTACAAGGCTGATGAATATGCCTGCGCCTAATATTGCGGCTAGTGTATTGGGGTATTGATAAACAGAGGCTATTCTTGAAGACCATCCCCATAATACTGCATCATTAAATTCCCAGGTGCTCATAGCAACACCGTAGCCGTATAAGGCTGTCCAAACGGCGGTTATGACGATGACATTAAGGGCTATGTATCTGTGTACTCTAGTTATCATAGTTATTAATAAGATGTAGTAAATAACTACATAATGAATATTCCTCAGCAGTTCATCTCTGGCAAGGCCGGGGTCTGCTGCTACAAAAAGGGACAGAAAATACGCAACAGGCAGGCCCCACAGTATTATATCAACCGCCCTGTTAGGAAGGTAGATATCTTTATCGAGAAAATATTTAACTAGTAAAGCAAGTAAGAGAACGATGCTTAATAGGTGTACGGTGAAATAGTCTTCTCTGAAAAACAAGCCGCGAAAATAGGGGGATATTAGTAGTATTAATATCATGGCACCGAATACTAGGTTGCCTAACGTCCAAGGTTTGGCCTGTAGGTTCTGTTCTACTTTTCTTTTTCGTGTCTTTTTTGTCATTGTTCAACATCCTTAAAATATATAAACTACATCTCTAATTTTTCTACAAACAAGCTTAAATTCCTTCTTTTTTTGTTCTAAAACTGTCGGTGTATGGTAAGCGCTTACAAATTAAGTAGCTCTATAAAAAAGAAAATAGCGTCCAAAAAATAACTGGACGCTTAGTAGCTTATTTAGTTACTGCATGGCGTAGGCCCAAGGCTTTTCAAATGCTATAGCCATTAATTGATGTTGGCATATGATATTCAACAGTTCGTTCTTAGCTTGCTCAACTGCAAATTCTGCATTCAACAAATCAGTTTTTGTGGTCATACCTACGTCATTTTTTATTTTTACAACGCGCAAGTTTTCTTCCGCTACACGTAATTTTTCCTGTACACTACTATATTGTTTTTCTAATTGTTCAGCTGTATAGTAGAAAGAGCGCACAGCTAGACGGGTTTGATTTTTTATATCATTAGCAGTAACTCTCGCTTTATCAACTTCAATATCTACAGCCTCATAAGGCACAGTGTTAAAAGGATCCGTAACATCGTATAGACTCCGGTTGAGTCTATTAAAAGTAATGTTTTGTTCTGCCATCCAGACAGCGGGGCTTCTGCTAACTGCTCGGTTCACAGAAGATTCTAGATTATCCACTTCTAGCGGTGACAGTTGTGGATGGTCAACTAAAACTGGTCGGTCTTGAGGCCATAGGCCGATTAAATTATTTAGCTTCTGATAGGCATCGTCTAATGCTTTATTGGTAGCAGACAGTTGGTTTTTAGCTGTCATATAGTCTGACTGGGCGCTGACTGAACCTAAGTTATCAACCATCCCAATTTGACGGCTGATTATCGACATCTTATTAACCCATTCTTTATTTTCTAAATTTAATTGAGCCAACCTAACATTTTCTTGTGCTTGCAACACCTCGTTATAGGCTTTGATGGTAGACATAGCTACACTATCCTCTGTTGCTGTATAATCCCGCATTGAACTCTGCCATGCTAAATCCGCCTGAACTAGGTTTGTAAATGTACGAGCAGCATTAGAATTGGGCGTTGGTTCTGCGGGAATAAACAAAACTTTGTCATTGATAAAATCTCGCACTTCTTTACTGCGATCAATTTCATATTGTGCAACTTGGAGTCTGTATGCATTGGCAATAGCATTATCTATTGCCGTTTGTAATGTTAACTCCGGGGTTACTGGTTCTTTCGCCCATGTGGGTGAAATAGATACAGCGAACACAATAACAGTAATCAATAGTAACCTTAAGCATTTTGTCACTATATCACCTCTAAATTTTTCACATGTTAAGATATGATGAAAGCCCGGCCCTAAGGGCCGGGCTTTCAATTAGCCTAAATAGTTCTTATTTCATGTCGATTACTACTTGACCGCTTGCAAAACCTACTGTAGCTCCAAAAGCTTCAGCTACAAAGCGGGCAGGTAGCATGGTGCGATCGTTGCTAATTTCTGGAGCTACGTCCATAGTAGTTACACTACCATTAACATCGATGCTGTTGCTACCAATTGTCAGTGCTACAGTGGTGTCACCCTTAGTCAGGGTAACTACTCCACCTTCGTAAGCTACGTCATCTTCATCTACGCCCAGAGCATATGCTAAGAAGCGTACAGGTACATAAGTGCGATCGTTCTTAATGTAAGGAGCAGCGTCCATTACTCTCATGGTGCCATCTACGTTGTAGATCGTGCTACCAACAGTGAACATCGCGAAACCAGCGTCACCTTGAGCAGGAGTGGTTACTTTAGCATTTACTGCTTTGTCTACGGTGTTGTTGTTCGGGAAGATAGCCCCATCGGTTGTTCTGAATACAGTTCTGTCGCTATGACTAGAATCTACAACTCTTTCATCACTGGATTCATACTTCAGAGTTCCTCTGTAGTAATCTTCAACTTCATTTCTATCGTTAACTTCGTTTACTGCTGCACCCTTAATACTTACAGAAATGTCAGCTTCAGGTACAGTACGGTCTACTACATACTCAATTCCGGTAATTTTAATTGTACTGGCTTCTGTACTTTCACTATCAATCGGAATAACGAGTACTCTGTCATCGTGGCCACCTAATGACCTAGTTGTTAAACCATAGGTGTCAATCTTCAGGTCACCTTCAGTAACTTCGACTTTCGGTGTGCTAGCATAACGAACACCTTGTGGCAATTCAACTATAAGATCTTTATCTTTCTTAATTGCACGTTCGTCGTTTTCAGTGATAGTTAAGTCACCAGCTTTAGAAACTGAGCCAATGGCTACGTTAGTAACACCACTAGCAGAGATGGTTACTGGCTTAATTACGTTAGCTAAAACGACTTCACCCTTCAGTCCTGCAGTGCCGCCGATTTCAGCCACTAAGTCACCAGAGAAACCAGGCTGTACTACTACTTCTAAGTCTCCTAAGGAAAGCTCAGCTGCATCGTTGGATTCTCCAACAACCTTCCATCTAGCAGTTTTACCATCGGTACCGGTAAATCCATCAAACTCAAGTTTTACGCCTGCATCACTATCACTATCTATTTCACCCCATCTAGCATGTGAAGGCAAAGTTATAGTAATGGTGCGGCCATCAATCAAACTCTTTTGTACAGATTCTTTAATTACTACTTCAGCTACTTCTTGCTCAACTTGACCAGAATAGATGGTAGGAACATCTTTGGTAGAGATTGTAACATCATAGTCACCATAGCTACCAATTACCAAGGATGATGGTGAGAAGTCACTCTTACCACGTACTTGTACGGTCACTTCACCAACTTTAGCATCAGTTTCATCGTCAACTTCAACTGCTAATATTAATTCAAAAGTAGTTTCTTTTGAGGTCTTCTTATTCATATCGATTCTAAGCTCATCATCGCCTATGCCATTCATTGTGAGCTTCACGTCACCGGTACCATCGGTTTTTACTTCATCACCCCAAATTGTGTTAACATCCGCATCGGCCCAAGCAAAACCGCTGGGCAGTCTGAGTCTTAAGGAATCTCTTCCTTTTTCCAGAGCCCCAGCTTTCTTTTCAGTTACACGGATTACCACATGGTCGCCATCTCTGGTACCTTCGCTACTAAAGGTAGGAGTATTGGTTACAGCCAACTCAACTTTGTCACTGCCAGTAACTACACTACCGAGGTTTACACTACCGCTAGTAAAAGCAGAGTTGCTAGGTGCACTTGCTGTTACTGTAACAGGACCGCTGTATCCGTTTTTAACATATACGTTAGGGAAATCTATTCTGATGAAAGCGTTTTCACCTGCGATGCTAACAGCATTCACTGTAATCATAAACTCATTTTGAGTTAATCTTTGAACCTCTATGTCATTTATAGACAATTCGTTGGTGTCCCCAGCATAGTTACTAGGAACAGTAATTCTTACGGTATCGGTACCAGATGTAATTCCGCTGTTCCTTTGATCAGTACCAGCTTTTATTGAATAGGTAGAGCCTGATACAGTTATTT encodes:
- a CDS encoding copper amine oxidase N-terminal domain-containing protein, producing MNFKRSKRTMAIMLAMVMMFSMLLPVSAFASGTEYRALLAPSVNDGEWGNVGSMLIKVDGGILDDSGNSVSLRLPADFEIGTEITVSGSTYSIKAGTDQRNSGITSGTDTVRITVPSNYAGDTNELSINDIEVQRLTQNEFMITVNAVSIAGENAFIRIDFPNVYVKNGYSGPVTVTASAPSNSAFTSGSVNLGSVVTGSDKVELAVTNTPTFSSEGTRDGDHVVIRVTEKKAGALEKGRDSLRLRLPSGFAWADADVNTIWGDEVKTDGTGDVKLTMNGIGDDELRIDMNKKTSKETTFELILAVEVDDETDAKVGEVTVQVRGKSDFSPSSLVIGSYGDYDVTISTKDVPTIYSGQVEQEVAEVVIKESVQKSLIDGRTITITLPSHARWGEIDSDSDAGVKLEFDGFTGTDGKTARWKVVGESNDAAELSLGDLEVVVQPGFSGDLVAEIGGTAGLKGEVVLANVIKPVTISASGVTNVAIGSVSKAGDLTITENDERAIKKDKDLIVELPQGVRYASTPKVEVTEGDLKIDTYGLTTRSLGGHDDRVLVIPIDSESTEASTIKITGIEYVVDRTVPEADISVSIKGAAVNEVNDRNEVEDYYRGTLKYESSDERVVDSSHSDRTVFRTTDGAIFPNNNTVDKAVNAKVTTPAQGDAGFAMFTVGSTIYNVDGTMRVMDAAPYIKNDRTYVPVRFLAYALGVDEDDVAYEGGVVTLTKGDTTVALTIGSNSIDVNGSVTTMDVAPEISNDRTMLPARFVAEAFGATVGFASGQVVIDMK
- a CDS encoding TolC family protein; its protein translation is MITVIVFAVSISPTWAKEPVTPELTLQTAIDNAIANAYRLQVAQYEIDRSKEVRDFINDKVLFIPAEPTPNSNAARTFTNLVQADLAWQSSMRDYTATEDSVAMSTIKAYNEVLQAQENVRLAQLNLENKEWVNKMSIISRQIGMVDNLGSVSAQSDYMTAKNQLSATNKALDDAYQKLNNLIGLWPQDRPVLVDHPQLSPLEVDNLESSVNRAVSRSPAVWMAEQNITFNRLNRSLYDVTDPFNTVPYEAVDIEVDKARVTANDIKNQTRLAVRSFYYTAEQLEKQYSSVQEKLRVAEENLRVVKIKNDVGMTTKTDLLNAEFAVEQAKNELLNIICQHQLMAIAFEKPWAYAMQ